One stretch of Toxoplasma gondii ME49 chromosome XI, whole genome shotgun sequence DNA includes these proteins:
- a CDS encoding hypothetical protein (encoded by transcript TGME49_309610~Predicted trans-membrane domain (TMHMM2.0):76-99:108-131), with amino-acid sequence MLGASPEVEVLADEGSAGCIASAGASELRQRRGAKGETPAAEQKQFREGAKVAAAFQARQFPPLPGTESVELPRGDFFLACLLCMAGTVFVGAGWRLWTTQGAWEAFPYALLSFFCLCPGVYHFVVFVLIFLKVPGFSVRLLR; translated from the exons ATGCTGGGCGCAAGTCCTGAAGTAGAAGTCCTCGCGGACGAAGGCTCTGCAGGCTGTATTGCCTCCGCTGGCGCTTCTGAGTTGCGCCAGCGACGAGGggcaaaaggagagacgc CTGCTGCCGAGCAAAAACAGTTCAGAGAAGGCGCCAAGGTCGCCGCAGCTTTTCAGGCGCGAcagtttcctcctctcccagGAACCGAATCGGTCGAGTTGCCGCGAGGAGACTTCTTCCTG gcatgtctcctctgcatgGCGGGAACCGTTTTCGTCGGGGCCGGCTGGCGACTGTGGACGACGCAAGGCGCATGGGAGGCTTTTCCTTACGCgttgctttcctttttctgtttgtgtcCTGGTGTCTACCACTTCGTGGTTTTCGTCCTCATCTTCTTGAAAGTTCCAggcttctctgttcgccttctgcgttgA